A DNA window from Hoplias malabaricus isolate fHopMal1 chromosome 5, fHopMal1.hap1, whole genome shotgun sequence contains the following coding sequences:
- the LOC136696404 gene encoding PRELI domain-containing protein 1, mitochondrial-like: protein CISFFLSTHVLTEDVVFREVTADNCLLSRRLLTKTNRLPRWAERIFPGNLSRSVYIVEDSIVDPKNRRLTTLTWNLNHSKLMMVVERCVFYGERDRPVWTRLTREAWISSGVFGLYRPIQEFGLSRFKSNQTKAMKGLEHALSKLHISGAQSHHGDTSKDAAEKAKNLTKSSSSQKSQEFV from the exons TGTATCTCCTTCTTTCTCAGTACTCATGTGTTGACGGAGGACGTAGTGTTTCGGGAGGTCACTGCTGATAACTGCCTCTTGTCTCGCCGCCTCCTCACGAAGACCAATCGCCTTCCTCGATGGGCGGAGCGCATTTTCCCTGGGAACCTCTCACGCTCCGTGTACATTGTAGAGGACTCCATCGTCGACCCCAAGAACAGACGCCTGACCACATTAACCTGGAACCTAAACCATTCAAAGTTAATG ATGgtggtggagaggtgtgtgttttatgGCGAGCGTGACAGACCTGTATGGACTCGTCTCACCAGAGAAGCCTGGATCTCATCAGGGGTGTTCGGCCTTTACAGACCAAtacag gaaTTTGGTTTGTCCAGGTTCAAAAGCAACCAAACAAAAGCCATGAAGGGTTTGGAGCACGCACTTTCTAAACTTCACA TTTCAGGAGCTCAGAGCCACCACGGAGACACTTCTAAAGACGCAGCAGAAAAGGCCAAGAACCTGACGAAGTCCTCCAGCTCCCAGAAGTCTCAAGAGTTTGTCTGA
- the LOC136696403 gene encoding polymeric immunoglobulin receptor-like, with protein sequence MLLCVYLLYCLLQVNSGCEVDRGRKPDITKSVGDSVVLPCFCKNPKDKPHTVQWGYTKTFKLGVYKPEVMVFPEDDRQSQRYRGRVKLQNQNATDLSLILSDLTEEDGGTYLCGVSAVNLYVKDLQGCTVLGSGENRFTKSPGESVLLPCPCPSDSNITPKTVTWSFSKEEKGEKKTPVSNVTESYRSRVWTFDQEMSRNFSLLVSDLTKEDSRYYFCTVYEDNPLYLLLNITGCALLENKQTVTISRSPGDSVLLSCSCTELQDKPETVQWRTPHHGDLLSTELPQRYSSRVQTFNHNSPGNLSVLISDLTEEDGGRYSCWINQNQYRHFNLSVKVCTLSEPQEKEISKYPGDSVLLPCSCTDPNTKPLSVKWQRGDSGGTEVSSGTDGYNGRLHMFNEGLPANLSQLISNLTEQDQGTYRCTINNNQSVSITLNVKVCTLSEPQEKEISKYPGDSVLLPCSCTDPNTKPLSCTLSEPQRKKIIRSPGDSVLLPCSCTDPNTKPLSVKWQRVDSGGTEVSSGTPLYTGRVHMFNDVLPGNVLLLISNLTEQDQGTYRCTIHNNQSVNITLNIQDLSGSASSLLRDWNLIIIIIFSVFLLTLLLLLGGAPYNFWKFGKGRRKRSEEETKWRPKDTDWTTFTSVIYQETCKSTQDQFSLIMPHTTDP encoded by the exons atgttgctgtgtgtgtatctactcTACTGTTTGCTGCAGGTGAATTCAG GTTGTGAGGTAGATCGAGGTCGGAAACCAGACATCACTAAATCAGTTGGAGACTCTGTGGTGCTGCCCTGCTTCTGTAAAAACCCCAAGGATAAACCACACACAGTACAGTGGGGATATACAAAGACTTTCAAACTAGGTGTTTACAAACCTGAAGTAATGGTGTTTCCAGAGGACGACAGACAGAGTCAGCGCTACAGAGGCAGAGTAAAGCTACAGAACCAGAATGCTACAGATTTATCTCTGATCCTCTCTGACCTCACTGAAGAAGATGGAGGAACATATCTGTGTGGTGTCAGCGCTGTCAATCTTTATGTCAAAG atCTACAAGGCTGCACCGTGCTGGGTTCTGGTGAGAACAGGTTCACCAAATCTCCAGGAGAGTCTGTACTGCTGCCCTGCCCCTGTCCCAGTGACTCCAACATCACACCaaagacagtcacatggagcttCTCAAAGGAAGAAAAGGGTGAAAAAAAGACCCCAGTGTCTAATGTTACAGAGTCCTACAGGAGCAGAGTCTGGACGTTTGATCAAGAAATGTCCAGGAATTTCTCTCTCCTCGTCTCAGACCTGACTAAAGAGGACAGCAGATATTATTTCTGTACGGTCTACGAGGATAATCCACTATATCTCTTACTAAACATCACAG GCTGCGCTCTGCTGGAGAATAAACAGACTGTAACCATCAGTAGATCTCCAGGAGACTCTGTTCTTCTGTCCTGCTCCTGCACTGAGCTGCAGGACAAACCTGAGACAGTGCAGTGGAGAACACCACACCATGGAGATCTCCTTTCTACTGAACTCCCTCAGCGCTACAGCAGCCGAGTTCAGACGTTTAACCACaactctccaggaaatctctctgtTCTGATCTCagacctgactgaagaggatggaggaagGTATTCATGCTGGATAAACCAGAACCAGTACCGCCACTTCAACCTCAGTGTGAAAG tCTGCACACTGTCAGAACCTCAGGAGAAGGAGATCAGTAAATACCCAGgagactctgttctcctgccctgctcctgcaccgaccccaacaccaaacCTCTGAGTGTGAAATGGCAGCGTGGAGACTCAGGTGGGACTGAGGTGTCCAGTGGAACAGACGGCTATAATGGTAGACTCCACATGTTTAATGAAGGTCTTCCAGCAAATCTCTCTCAACTGATCTCCAACCTGACGGAGCAGGACCAGGGCACATACAGATGTACAATCAACAACAACCAGTCCGTCAGCATCACACTCAACGTTAAAG tCTGCACACTGTCAGAACCTCAGGAGAAGGAGATCAGTAAATACCCAGgagactctgttctcctgccctgctcctgcaccgaccccaacaccaaacCTCTGA gCTGCACACTGTCCGAACCTCAGAGGAAGAAAATAATCAGATCTCCAGgagactctgttctcctgccctgctcctgcaccgaccccaacaccaaacCTCTGAGTGTGAAATGGCAGCGTGTAGACTCAGGTGGGACTGAGGTCTCCAGTGGAACACCACTCTACACAGGTAGAGTCCACATGTTTAATGATGTCCTTCCAGGAAATGTCTTACTGCTGATCTCCAACCTGACGGAGCAGGACCAGGGCACATACAGATGTACAATCCACAACAACCAGTCCGTCAACATCACACTCAACATTCAAG ATCTATCAGGAAGTGCTTCCTCTCTCTTAAGGGACTGGaacctcatcatcatcatcatcttctctgTTTTCTTACTGACACTGCTCCTACTGCTTGGAGGAGCTCCTTACAACTTCTGGAAATTTGGAAAAG gaagaagaaagagaagtgaAGAAGAAACTAAATGGAGACCAAAGGACACG GATTGGACAACATTCACAAGTGTAATTTACCAAGAAACCTGTAAATCAACACAAGACCAG TTTTCCTTGATCATgccacacactactgacccaTAG